The following are encoded in a window of Solibacillus sp. FSL R7-0668 genomic DNA:
- a CDS encoding RNA polymerase sigma factor, which yields MSIARLYEEYSEAVYQFIYFLVGEEELAKDLTQETFLKAMNHFSGFRRDASEKTWLMKIARNLVYDHFRRKKVLKFIPFLQKHEQLEPTYVPERWLESKDSQYKLYKALGQLPYQYREVIVLRKIEGFSIKESAKILGWNGAKVRNATERGMKKLQQLLGGDEDA from the coding sequence GTGTCGATTGCCCGATTGTATGAAGAATATAGCGAAGCAGTGTACCAATTTATTTATTTTTTAGTTGGTGAGGAGGAGCTTGCCAAAGATTTAACGCAAGAAACATTCTTAAAGGCGATGAATCATTTCTCCGGTTTTCGCCGTGATGCAAGTGAGAAAACATGGCTCATGAAAATCGCGCGCAATCTCGTGTATGACCATTTCAGGCGTAAGAAAGTGTTGAAGTTTATTCCATTTTTACAAAAGCATGAGCAACTGGAGCCTACATATGTACCGGAGAGATGGTTGGAATCAAAGGATAGTCAATATAAGCTATATAAGGCATTGGGACAATTGCCATATCAATACCGAGAAGTCATTGTATTGCGGAAAATTGAGGGCTTTTCCATTAAAGAAAGCGCAAAAATTTTAGGATGGAATGGCGCGAAAGTACGGAATGCCACGGAGCGCGGAATGAAAAAATTGCAGCAGCTGTTAGGAGGGGATGAGGATGCTTGA
- a CDS encoding chemotaxis protein CheX, protein MNASKHIQTILNGTIHSLKTILPMNIDVKSPTIATEPYEQKEMGVLIGLVGDLKGRIIIDGSPEIFGAIGSGMFGMPLEGAMLESFTGEFGNMIAGNLCTFTGQHDLELDITPPTVMVGNTKLYGFQQAFKLPATLEGIGDIFILYTIDDEEE, encoded by the coding sequence TTGAATGCTTCGAAACATATTCAAACGATTTTAAATGGGACTATCCATTCATTAAAGACAATTTTACCTATGAATATCGATGTAAAATCACCCACCATTGCCACTGAGCCTTATGAGCAAAAGGAAATGGGTGTTTTAATTGGTCTTGTTGGCGATTTAAAAGGACGTATTATTATTGATGGTTCGCCTGAAATTTTTGGTGCGATCGGTTCTGGCATGTTCGGTATGCCTCTAGAGGGTGCCATGCTTGAATCATTTACTGGAGAATTCGGAAATATGATTGCTGGTAATTTATGTACATTTACGGGACAGCATGATTTAGAGCTTGATATTACCCCTCCAACTGTCATGGTTGGCAACACCAAGCTTTATGGCTTCCAACAAGCATTTAAGCTTCCTGCTACACTTGAAGGCATTGGTGACATTTTTATTTTATATACGATTGATGATGAAGAAGAATAA